In Spirochaeta thermophila DSM 6578, the DNA window GGCGGCCCCCCGGTCGTGTGTAGAGGGTGAGCACCCCGTTGTTGCCGGAAAGCCCTTTCCCGTCGGGAAGCCAGAAGTCCCAGGCGGAAGGGTGACTGTCCTTTCCGCCGGAAGCCGCGGGGTCGGTCGTTTCGTCAATCTCTTCGGGGATACCTTCTGGCTTGGTGTGGAGGATCACGAAGCTCCCCGCAGGAAGGTCGAGAGGGGGGAAGACGAACATCTGATCCCAGTCCGTGTCCGTGCCCTCGTAGAAGACGAGGCCGCCTATGTTCCCCTCGGTGGCCAGGTAGAGTTCCACGCAATCGGGGTGCGAGGAGCTCCCCTGTGTGGTGAACTCGTTGATGAGCACCTCGGGGAGCCTTTCGTTGTACCCGTAGACCACGAGGAAGAAGGTGAGGGAGTTGCCGACCCTGTCCCTCACTCTCCCCTCGAGGGGGAGAGCTTCCCCCGGTGAGGAGGGTGGGGAGATGGTGAGCCGCAGGTCCTCACCTCCCACGGTGAGGGAGGTGAGCGTTCTCCCTTGTGGAAGGAAGAAGTCATCCGGTGAGGCGTTCACCTCTTCCGTGAAGGAGATGAGGATCTCCTCTTCGGAGACCGCCTCCCATGAGACGAGTTCCGGAGGTGCGAGGTCGAAGGCATCTTCTATCCCCTCCTCGAGGCACGCACTCGATATCACGCAAGAGATGACGACAAGGAGTATTTGCACTTCTCTCATCATAGGGCTATACTGGATATTCGGTGAACCCGCTTCAAGAAAGGAGCATGCATGGCAGCAAACCCCCTCGTGGAGAAGTACGGGCAACTGTTTCCCGCGGGCAGGATCATCTTCAAGGAAGGAGATCCCGGCGATAAGATGTACATCATCCAGGAAGGCAAGGTGCGGATCTCGAAGCAAGTGGGAGGGAAGGACCATACGCTCGCGATACTCGAGAAAGGGGACTTTTTCGGAGAGATGGCCCTGGTGATGAGATCGCCTCGCACCGCCACGGCCACGGCAGTCACCGATGTGCTCGCCCTGGGCTTCACCCGCGAGGGGTTTCAGAGCATGGTGGAGAAGAACGCGCGTATCGCCCTCGCCATCATCGACAAGCTCTGCCGCAGGCTCAATCAGACCAACCTCCAGCTCCAGTATCTGGTCCGCCGCAACCTCAAGAACCTCATCCTCCTGGATCTCTACTTCGTCTTCAAGGGGACGCAGGGGCTCGTCCGGACCGTCCCCTACAACCAGACCGTGCACGAGATCGCCCTCAACAAGGAGGTGGATGCGGCTGAGGTGGAGCGCGCGATACAGGATCTCATCGGGCGGGGGATCCTGGAGCGATCGGGGAACGATCTCGTGCTCATGGACATGGACGGCCTCAAGGCCATGGTCGACGGGGCCGAAAGATAACGTGGGAAATTGAAGAGAGCGTTCCCATGTGGTATGTTGATGTATAGAACTTCGTGAAGGGGGCCCTTCCATGTGTGGAATCATCGGCTATTGTGGTCCAAAGCCCACCGCTCGGGTCCTGCTCGAGGGGCTCAAGCGACTCGAGTATCGGGGCTATGACTCCGCGGGGATCGCCACCGTGCGGGACGGCGCGCTCACGGTGATCAAACGGGCGGGCAAGATCAAGGACCTCGAGGGGATCGTCCCACAGGATCTCGACGGCGAGTATGGGATAGGGCATACGAGGTGGGCCACGCACGGGGGGGTCACCGACACCAATGCCCATCCGCATGTTTCCCAAAACGGAAAGATCGCCGTGGTCCACAACGGGATCATCGAGAACTTCCAGTCGCTCAAGGAGACCCTGGAGGAGCGAGGATATCGGTTCGTAT includes these proteins:
- a CDS encoding Crp/Fnr family transcriptional regulator, with protein sequence MAANPLVEKYGQLFPAGRIIFKEGDPGDKMYIIQEGKVRISKQVGGKDHTLAILEKGDFFGEMALVMRSPRTATATAVTDVLALGFTREGFQSMVEKNARIALAIIDKLCRRLNQTNLQLQYLVRRNLKNLILLDLYFVFKGTQGLVRTVPYNQTVHEIALNKEVDAAEVERAIQDLIGRGILERSGNDLVLMDMDGLKAMVDGAER